A single Anatilimnocola floriformis DNA region contains:
- a CDS encoding DUF3352 domain-containing protein encodes MFIQLRCLSVVLLLTAFSLISPARAQRPVAPKLLPEQTLAYFRVQDTPQLIARFRETSLGRMGADEQIKPLVSEFYAALQELWGNIEDRVGLPLDQILSIPQGEICIAFVSVPDGPTGLVVILDVKDRMPLVRKLLEKGEAFAAENRVTRTTEKLDGYDVQTYAGPNGNTQAVQLERDGTIVVTSSKPVMQLVLNAWNGKGGKSLADNDRFNTIMSRCQGSLDDPPQLTYFADPIALVKLAARGNSFATTGLALLPVLGLDGIHGLGGSMLFSSGEFDSVTHFHLLLESPRGGVVEMLAMGAGDTTPEAWVPNDAMSYTTLHWDLDQTYHKGAKLYNSLQFEGAAEAEIKQRVQDAIGLDFEKEVLAHLAGRITLAAWVEKPIKLNSQANILGIKLKAGKEFQPVFEKLREKFADNLVKKNFANQTYYAMKLPEANSDQPANFRRPDPCFCVLGDYLILTDSSQAIEAAITTASMPGKSLAAELDYKLIASKIRRQVGGETPGLLQFTRPETGMKLLYDLAQSDDTKGVLSRQSQNNRFFGRLEKAMNDNPLPPFSVIAKYFAPAGAMMTNDETGFHYSGFTLKRK; translated from the coding sequence ATGTTCATTCAACTCCGCTGCCTGTCTGTAGTTTTGCTTCTGACAGCATTTTCACTGATTTCACCCGCCCGGGCTCAGCGGCCGGTCGCGCCGAAACTGCTGCCAGAACAGACGCTGGCCTATTTCCGCGTTCAGGACACCCCGCAACTGATCGCCCGTTTTCGGGAAACAAGCCTCGGCCGCATGGGAGCCGACGAGCAAATCAAGCCGCTGGTCTCGGAGTTTTACGCCGCCCTGCAGGAACTGTGGGGCAATATCGAAGACCGCGTCGGCCTGCCGCTCGACCAAATTCTGTCGATTCCGCAGGGCGAAATCTGCATCGCCTTTGTCTCCGTGCCCGATGGCCCGACCGGCCTGGTTGTGATTTTGGATGTGAAGGACCGGATGCCATTGGTGCGCAAGCTGCTCGAGAAGGGCGAAGCCTTCGCCGCAGAGAATCGCGTCACCAGGACCACGGAAAAGCTCGACGGCTACGACGTGCAGACGTATGCCGGACCTAATGGCAATACGCAGGCCGTGCAACTCGAACGCGACGGGACCATCGTCGTCACCTCGAGCAAGCCGGTGATGCAACTCGTCCTGAATGCCTGGAACGGCAAAGGTGGGAAGTCGCTGGCCGACAACGACCGCTTCAACACCATCATGAGCCGTTGCCAAGGCTCGCTCGATGATCCGCCGCAACTCACTTACTTCGCCGATCCCATCGCCCTGGTCAAGCTCGCGGCCCGCGGCAATTCCTTCGCCACCACCGGCCTGGCCTTGTTGCCGGTGCTCGGACTCGATGGCATTCACGGCCTCGGCGGCAGCATGCTCTTTTCCTCCGGCGAATTCGACAGCGTGACCCATTTCCATCTGCTGCTCGAAAGCCCGCGCGGCGGCGTGGTCGAAATGCTCGCAATGGGCGCCGGCGATACCACTCCCGAAGCCTGGGTTCCCAACGACGCGATGAGCTACACCACGCTGCACTGGGATCTCGACCAGACCTATCACAAAGGAGCGAAGCTCTACAACAGCCTGCAGTTCGAAGGGGCCGCCGAAGCCGAGATCAAGCAACGCGTGCAAGATGCGATCGGCCTCGACTTTGAAAAAGAAGTTCTCGCTCATTTGGCCGGACGCATCACACTCGCGGCCTGGGTTGAAAAGCCGATCAAGCTCAATAGCCAGGCCAATATCCTGGGAATCAAACTGAAGGCTGGCAAGGAATTTCAACCAGTCTTTGAAAAACTGCGCGAGAAGTTTGCCGACAACCTCGTCAAAAAGAACTTCGCCAATCAAACCTACTACGCGATGAAATTGCCCGAGGCGAACAGCGACCAGCCCGCGAATTTTCGCCGCCCCGATCCCTGCTTCTGCGTCCTGGGCGATTACTTGATCCTGACCGACAGCTCGCAGGCCATCGAAGCCGCGATCACCACGGCCAGCATGCCGGGCAAGTCGCTCGCCGCTGAACTCGATTACAAGTTGATCGCCAGCAAGATCCGCCGCCAGGTCGGCGGCGAAACACCCGGTTTGCTCCAATTCACTCGGCCCGAAACCGGCATGAAGCTGCTGTATGACCTGGCTCAGTCGGACGACACCAAAGGTGTCCTCTCGCGGCAGTCGCAGAACAACCGCTTCTTCGGCCGGCTCGAGAAAGCCATGAACGACAATCCGCTGCCGCCGTTTTCGGTCATCGCCAAGTACTTCGCACCTGCTGGCGCGATGATGACTAACGATGAAACCGGCTTTCACTACTCGGGCTTCACGCTGAAACGCAAGTAA
- a CDS encoding anti-sigma factor family protein — translation MSELTCGGDWLVAYADDELTGDDRQEAAEHVATCAHCQQECASLRSSLLQVQSQWHLPQPVKAVRRSVLMGRVSVLARAAVVAAVVLTLAWQLTTRRDPAVVLAPAMSELDSDAAIHDWLQRETQIARLRAASELLVQEPGMQERGEQLGQYLSRTYGN, via the coding sequence ATGAGTGAACTAACTTGCGGCGGCGACTGGCTGGTGGCCTACGCCGACGACGAATTGACCGGCGATGATCGCCAAGAAGCGGCCGAGCATGTCGCGACCTGCGCACATTGCCAACAAGAGTGCGCCTCGCTTCGTTCGAGCTTGCTCCAAGTGCAATCGCAGTGGCACCTGCCGCAGCCGGTGAAGGCGGTTCGACGTTCGGTGTTGATGGGTCGAGTGAGTGTCCTGGCTCGCGCTGCGGTTGTCGCGGCTGTGGTGCTAACGCTGGCTTGGCAGCTGACGACTCGGCGCGATCCGGCCGTTGTGCTCGCTCCGGCAATGAGCGAATTAGATAGTGACGCAGCCATCCACGACTGGTTGCAACGCGAAACGCAAATCGCTCGTCTGCGAGCGGCCAGCGAACTCCTCGTCCAAGAGCCCGGCATGCAAGAACGGGGCGAACAACTGGGGCAGTACCTCTCACGAACTTACGGAAACTGA
- a CDS encoding RNA polymerase sigma factor translates to MSGDSIKLDWPLAAGPVLEDAALVEGDALDNSWQQCSAELGKLVRALGICGVRADDVLQDVYIVAREKRPAGLAPNDLRRWLMRVTANRCRLEHRQQQRGRRIFERLWDWAQGSSAPPTTAAVEQRELGNNVEAALERLRPIERETIVLRYFADFNSAEIGEMLNLNEAAVRSHLARARRQLARELAEWNPGANHE, encoded by the coding sequence ATGAGCGGCGACAGTATCAAACTGGATTGGCCATTGGCCGCCGGGCCTGTGCTGGAGGATGCTGCGCTCGTGGAGGGAGATGCTCTCGACAATTCGTGGCAGCAGTGCTCAGCGGAACTGGGCAAGCTGGTGCGCGCTCTGGGCATCTGCGGCGTGCGGGCCGATGACGTGCTGCAAGATGTTTACATCGTGGCCCGTGAGAAGCGACCGGCTGGATTGGCTCCGAATGATTTGCGACGGTGGTTGATGCGCGTGACGGCCAACCGCTGTCGCCTGGAGCATCGCCAGCAACAACGAGGACGGCGGATTTTCGAACGGCTATGGGATTGGGCGCAAGGCTCGTCGGCGCCGCCGACAACGGCAGCCGTCGAACAGCGCGAACTGGGAAACAATGTGGAAGCTGCCTTGGAACGACTGCGGCCAATCGAGCGAGAGACGATCGTGCTCCGCTACTTCGCAGATTTCAATTCGGCCGAGATTGGTGAGATGCTGAACTTGAACGAGGCCGCCGTGCGAAGTCATCTGGCTCGCGCACGGCGTCAATTGGCCCGGGAATTGGCGGAGTGGAATCCAGGTGCGAATCATGAGTGA
- a CDS encoding SRPBCC family protein, with protein MGSQESNTDKIEKKTVLKASRDRVWQAISDSTNFGKWFGVKFDGPFVAGEQLRGQITPTQVDPEVAKMQEPYTGKPFVIFVDCIEPQTRFAFRWHPFAIDPNHDYSQEPMTLVAFELADAEGGTLLTITESGFDQIPIERRAAAFRANDGGWSHQSRLVEKYLAQTATPGDFQ; from the coding sequence ATGGGCTCTCAAGAATCCAACACCGACAAGATCGAAAAGAAGACCGTCCTCAAAGCCTCACGCGACCGCGTCTGGCAGGCCATCAGCGACTCGACCAACTTCGGCAAATGGTTCGGCGTGAAGTTTGACGGCCCTTTTGTCGCCGGCGAGCAACTCCGCGGCCAAATCACGCCAACCCAGGTCGATCCTGAAGTGGCCAAGATGCAGGAGCCGTACACCGGCAAGCCGTTTGTGATCTTTGTCGATTGCATCGAACCGCAAACACGCTTCGCCTTTCGTTGGCATCCCTTTGCGATTGATCCCAACCACGATTACTCGCAAGAACCGATGACGCTGGTTGCTTTCGAGTTAGCCGATGCCGAAGGTGGCACGCTGCTGACCATCACTGAATCGGGTTTCGATCAGATTCCGATTGAGCGGCGCGCTGCCGCCTTTCGCGCGAACGATGGCGGCTGGAGTCACCAATCGCGACTGGTCGAAAAATACCTGGCCCAGACCGCCACGCCGGGCGATTTCCAATGA
- a CDS encoding Sec-independent protein translocase subunit TatA/TatB — MFGLGTSELLILGIVAILLFGKNLPDVARKFGKTYREFRRGLSDLQSTVNLHDVMNEAPSRPSPPKKSYSDYDDYDDVSAPKFEPPPAPPSAANQDAA; from the coding sequence ATGTTTGGACTTGGAACCTCCGAGCTGCTGATTCTCGGCATTGTGGCCATCTTGCTGTTTGGCAAGAACTTGCCCGATGTCGCCCGTAAGTTCGGCAAAACTTACCGTGAATTTCGCCGCGGCCTGTCGGACCTGCAATCGACAGTCAACCTGCACGATGTCATGAACGAAGCCCCGTCGCGTCCCTCGCCGCCGAAGAAGTCGTACAGCGACTATGACGACTACGACGACGTCAGCGCGCCGAAGTTTGAGCCGCCGCCGGCCCCGCCGAGCGCTGCCAATCAAGACGCGGCTTAG
- a CDS encoding FG-GAP repeat domain-containing protein produces MVRSRSLAAVLALLAAPLLAQTPQVQFKRTQLDAKFRSEGVAVADFNKDGKMDIAAGFVWYEAPDWKMHQLTEKAPEYDPKGYSNAFCCFAEDVNGDGWSDLLVVDFPGTPTWWFENPKETGKLWPKHTVTPVTNNESPQYLDIDGDGKKELLMGFAPSTKDSDGPDRQVGFAKPAKDPNEPWVLTAVSEKGVQGAKKYDHGIGSGDINGDKRNDILVASGWWEAPAEASSTPWKFHQANFGQAAQMYAYDFDGDGDNDVLTSSPHGFGLWWHEQVAPNQWKQHEISKDFSQIHGVMLADMNGDKLPDIVCGKRWWAHASGDPGVDQPAVFYWFELKRENGRPVWTPHQFDHNSGPGTQFEVADVNGDGLLDVISSNKKGVHYFQQTREKE; encoded by the coding sequence ATGGTTCGGTCACGCTCTCTGGCTGCGGTTCTGGCGCTGCTCGCCGCCCCGCTCCTCGCACAAACGCCGCAGGTTCAATTCAAGCGGACCCAGCTCGATGCCAAGTTCCGGAGCGAAGGGGTCGCCGTCGCCGACTTCAATAAAGACGGGAAGATGGATATCGCGGCCGGCTTCGTGTGGTACGAAGCGCCTGATTGGAAAATGCACCAGCTGACCGAAAAGGCTCCAGAGTACGATCCCAAAGGCTACAGCAACGCATTCTGTTGCTTTGCTGAAGACGTGAACGGCGACGGCTGGAGCGACCTGCTCGTGGTCGACTTTCCCGGCACGCCCACCTGGTGGTTTGAGAATCCGAAAGAGACCGGCAAGCTCTGGCCGAAGCACACCGTCACGCCGGTGACCAACAACGAGAGCCCGCAGTACCTCGACATCGACGGCGATGGCAAAAAGGAACTGCTGATGGGTTTTGCTCCTTCGACGAAGGACTCCGATGGCCCCGATCGCCAGGTTGGCTTTGCCAAGCCGGCGAAAGATCCCAACGAACCGTGGGTGCTGACTGCCGTTTCGGAAAAAGGTGTGCAAGGCGCCAAGAAGTATGACCACGGCATTGGCTCGGGCGACATCAATGGCGACAAGCGGAACGACATTCTGGTGGCCAGCGGCTGGTGGGAAGCCCCCGCCGAGGCCAGCAGCACACCTTGGAAGTTTCATCAGGCCAACTTCGGTCAGGCCGCCCAGATGTACGCCTACGACTTTGATGGCGACGGCGACAACGATGTGCTCACGTCGAGCCCGCACGGTTTCGGCCTGTGGTGGCACGAACAGGTTGCCCCGAACCAATGGAAGCAGCACGAAATCAGCAAGGATTTCTCGCAGATTCACGGTGTGATGCTGGCCGACATGAACGGCGACAAACTGCCGGACATCGTTTGCGGCAAGCGTTGGTGGGCCCACGCTTCGGGTGATCCGGGCGTTGACCAACCCGCCGTCTTCTACTGGTTCGAGCTGAAGCGCGAAAACGGTCGCCCCGTTTGGACGCCGCACCAGTTCGATCACAACAGCGGCCCCGGCACCCAATTCGAAGTGGCCGACGTCAACGGCGACGGCTTGCTCGACGTCATCTCGTCGAACAAAAAGGGCGTGCACTACTTCCAGCAGACGCGGGAAAAAGAATAA
- a CDS encoding twin-arginine translocase TatA/TatE family subunit yields MAPSLLAVFGIGQTELIILCVVILILFGHRLPTVMFSLGKGIKDFKHGLNTPDDEPTPAESKPKDAS; encoded by the coding sequence ATGGCTCCTTCGCTGCTTGCCGTGTTTGGCATTGGTCAGACCGAACTGATTATTCTGTGCGTGGTCATTCTCATTCTGTTCGGCCATCGCCTGCCGACGGTGATGTTCTCGCTGGGTAAGGGAATCAAGGACTTCAAGCATGGCTTGAACACTCCGGACGATGAGCCAACGCCGGCCGAAAGCAAGCCGAAAGACGCGTCGTAG
- a CDS encoding BON domain-containing protein — translation MQTRYSNLPALKGKGNIEPVLEGDVLVLRGSVESAADRQLAEDLLSLEPGVNQVRNELVIGQPASAPVPVSLVVPATAAPSAPKIASRPLER, via the coding sequence ATGCAAACCCGTTATTCGAACCTGCCGGCGCTGAAGGGTAAGGGGAATATTGAGCCTGTGCTGGAGGGAGATGTCCTGGTGCTGCGGGGCTCGGTTGAGTCGGCGGCGGACCGCCAGCTGGCTGAGGACCTGTTGTCATTGGAGCCGGGAGTGAACCAGGTGCGTAACGAGTTGGTGATTGGCCAACCGGCGTCTGCCCCCGTGCCGGTGAGCTTGGTTGTCCCTGCGACCGCTGCACCGTCGGCCCCCAAGATCGCGAGTCGGCCGTTGGAGCGCTAA
- a CDS encoding twin-arginine translocase TatA/TatE family subunit, translating to MFGIGTTELLVVGIVVLVLFGNRIPQTMKSLGVGLAEFKKGINSNTDAEA from the coding sequence ATGTTTGGTATTGGTACTACCGAATTGCTGGTCGTGGGCATCGTCGTGCTGGTTCTGTTTGGCAATCGTATTCCCCAGACGATGAAGTCTTTGGGAGTCGGCCTGGCGGAATTCAAAAAAGGGATCAACTCCAACACCGATGCGGAAGCCTAG
- the tig gene encoding trigger factor → MTAQDLEEQTGTEGAEAAEEKVKMALDVKVDKPSACQRHVTVAVSREDINRYYKDAFDELVPKAELPGFRAGRAPRKLVESRFKEQVSDQVKGKLVMESMTQISDDQKFSAISEPDFDYNSIVLPDEGPLRYEFKIEVRPEFDLPAWEGMKLERPVHTYSEAEVDDYLKKLLARYAKVVDSTDAVQAGDLLKVELTFTHDGKQIAQTTESEVAVRPTLTFKDAKLEGFEGLVVGKNVNDVVEAKLPISAEADNDELRGKEVDLSIKILGVQKYEYPELTEGFLDRIGGFVDEAELRSEVKKQLEKQLSYQQRQRVRQQITSLLTVAANWDLPPDMLRRQARRELDRAVMELQSHGFSPDAIRSHANELQQNILAYTSRALKEHFILERIAEDQKIDAEEKDFEDEIALIAEQNDESVRRVRARLDKQGSMDTLRNQIIERKVIDLIESKARFEEVAHVPAKTDASPIEFAVAGQTAIIADAKYGNDVVTPGTPQIKKDKE, encoded by the coding sequence ATGACTGCTCAAGATTTGGAAGAACAGACTGGCACGGAAGGCGCTGAAGCAGCCGAAGAAAAGGTCAAGATGGCGCTCGACGTGAAGGTCGACAAGCCCAGCGCTTGCCAGCGCCACGTGACCGTTGCCGTCAGCCGCGAAGACATCAATCGCTACTACAAAGACGCCTTCGATGAACTCGTGCCGAAGGCCGAGCTCCCTGGATTCCGCGCTGGCCGCGCCCCACGCAAGCTGGTCGAAAGCCGCTTTAAGGAGCAGGTTTCGGATCAAGTGAAGGGTAAGCTGGTCATGGAAAGCATGACCCAGATCAGCGACGACCAAAAGTTTTCGGCGATCAGCGAACCGGACTTCGATTACAACAGCATCGTCCTGCCGGACGAAGGCCCGCTCCGCTACGAATTCAAGATCGAAGTTCGCCCTGAGTTCGACCTGCCCGCCTGGGAAGGAATGAAGCTCGAACGGCCCGTCCACACGTACAGCGAAGCCGAAGTCGACGACTATCTGAAGAAGCTGCTTGCTCGCTACGCCAAGGTTGTCGACAGCACCGACGCTGTCCAAGCCGGCGACTTACTGAAGGTGGAACTCACCTTCACCCACGACGGCAAGCAGATCGCGCAGACCACCGAATCGGAAGTTGCCGTTCGCCCGACCTTGACGTTCAAAGACGCCAAGCTGGAAGGTTTCGAAGGCCTGGTCGTCGGCAAGAATGTCAACGATGTGGTCGAAGCCAAGTTGCCGATCTCGGCCGAAGCCGATAACGACGAACTCCGCGGCAAGGAAGTTGATCTGTCGATCAAGATCCTCGGCGTGCAGAAGTACGAATATCCCGAACTGACCGAAGGTTTCCTCGATCGCATCGGTGGTTTCGTCGACGAAGCCGAACTCCGCAGCGAAGTGAAGAAGCAGCTCGAAAAGCAGCTGAGCTACCAACAACGCCAACGCGTTCGTCAGCAAATCACGTCGCTCCTCACGGTTGCGGCCAACTGGGATCTGCCGCCGGACATGCTCCGTCGCCAAGCCCGTCGCGAACTCGATCGCGCGGTGATGGAATTGCAATCGCACGGCTTCAGCCCCGATGCCATTCGCAGCCATGCGAACGAACTGCAACAGAACATCCTGGCTTACACCTCGCGGGCTTTGAAGGAACACTTCATCCTCGAGCGCATTGCCGAAGATCAAAAGATCGATGCTGAGGAAAAGGATTTCGAAGACGAAATCGCTCTCATCGCCGAGCAGAACGACGAATCGGTTCGCCGCGTCCGTGCTCGTCTCGACAAGCAAGGCTCGATGGACACGCTGCGAAATCAGATCATCGAACGCAAGGTGATCGACCTCATCGAATCGAAGGCTCGGTTCGAAGAAGTGGCCCACGTGCCGGCCAAGACCGACGCCTCGCCAATTGAATTCGCCGTCGCCGGCCAAACGGCGATCATCGCCGATGCCAAATACGGCAACGATGTCGTGACGCCCGGTACGCCGCAGATCAAGAAGGACAAAGAGTAG
- a CDS encoding ArsR/SmtB family transcription factor codes for MSLTIAQSKRAAPIFAALGDPVRLAFVTRLGRSGPLPTLALQQTTSLTRQAVTKHLQLLEQSGIVHSERAGRERVWELNSKRLTEVRGYLDEISEQWDQALVRLQQFLETE; via the coding sequence ATGAGCCTGACCATCGCTCAAAGCAAAAGAGCAGCGCCGATCTTCGCGGCGCTCGGCGATCCCGTTCGCTTGGCCTTCGTCACGCGGCTCGGCCGTTCTGGCCCTCTGCCGACGCTCGCGCTGCAACAAACCACGTCCCTCACTCGGCAGGCGGTCACCAAGCATTTGCAGTTGCTCGAACAGTCCGGCATTGTCCACAGCGAGCGTGCTGGCCGCGAACGGGTCTGGGAGTTGAATTCCAAACGCCTCACGGAAGTCCGTGGCTATTTGGATGAGATCTCCGAGCAGTGGGATCAGGCGCTGGTCCGCCTACAGCAGTTCTTGGAAACCGAATAA